Proteins co-encoded in one Saprospira grandis genomic window:
- the atpG gene encoding ATP synthase F1 subunit gamma, which produces MANLKEVRDRIQSVNSTQQITKAMKLVAASKLRRAQQAITQLRPYSEKLNSILSNIMLTIEEGADESGYSNERQINKVCLVVISSNRGLCGAYNSNVIKQVVGLLEEGGKYHKQYEAGNVSMLFIGKKAYDILKKTYTKATLITDYLEIVGKDFSSQHSMPIAEMLMQQYLDADYDAIDIVYAKFRNAAMQEFEVEQFLPIAKAEAPEGQEDFSVDFIFEPPKEDLLEYLTPTILKTQFHKTILDSNASEHGARMTAMDKASENADELLRELKINYNKARQEAITTELGEIVGGAAALESQ; this is translated from the coding sequence ATGGCCAACCTTAAAGAAGTACGTGACCGCATTCAGTCGGTAAACTCTACGCAGCAAATTACCAAAGCGATGAAGCTGGTAGCGGCCTCTAAGTTGCGTCGTGCCCAACAAGCTATCACGCAATTGCGCCCTTACTCAGAAAAACTCAATAGCATTTTGTCTAACATTATGCTCACTATTGAAGAAGGAGCAGATGAGTCTGGCTACTCTAATGAACGCCAAATCAATAAGGTCTGCCTAGTGGTGATTAGCTCTAACCGTGGCCTTTGTGGTGCCTATAACTCTAATGTAATCAAACAGGTGGTCGGCCTGCTAGAAGAAGGAGGAAAATACCACAAGCAATATGAAGCCGGCAACGTTTCTATGCTCTTTATCGGTAAAAAAGCATACGATATCCTCAAAAAGACCTACACTAAGGCTACCTTGATTACGGATTATCTCGAAATCGTAGGTAAAGATTTCTCTTCTCAACATTCTATGCCTATCGCCGAAATGCTTATGCAGCAGTATCTGGACGCAGACTATGACGCTATTGATATCGTCTACGCTAAGTTCCGCAATGCCGCTATGCAAGAGTTTGAAGTAGAACAGTTCCTCCCTATCGCCAAAGCAGAAGCTCCAGAAGGTCAAGAAGACTTTTCTGTAGACTTTATCTTTGAGCCACCCAAAGAGGACCTGCTCGAATATCTCACGCCTACTATCCTCAAAACGCAGTTTCACAAAACTATCCTAGACTCTAATGCCTCTGAGCATGGTGCCCGTATGACGGCTATGGATAAAGCTTCTGAAAATGCCGATGAGCTCTTGCGTGAACTCAAAATTAACTATAACAAAGCTCGCCAAGAAGCAATTACTACCGAGTTGGGAGAAATTGTGGGCGGTGCCGCCGCTCTCGAAAGCCAATAG
- the atpE gene encoding ATP synthase F0 subunit C, giving the protein MGPLGAGLAVIGAGLGIGQIGGKAMEGISRQPKAAGDIRTSMIIAAALVEGAALFAIVVALIKE; this is encoded by the coding sequence ATGGGACCTCTTGGAGCTGGACTAGCTGTTATCGGCGCAGGCCTTGGAATTGGACAAATTGGCGGTAAAGCCATGGAAGGTATTTCACGTCAACCTAAGGCGGCTGGTGACATCCGTACAAGTATGATTATCGCTGCTGCTCTTGTTGAGGGTGCTGCCCTCTTTGCTATCGTAGTAGCTTTGATCAAAGAGTAA
- the atpB gene encoding F0F1 ATP synthase subunit A has product MLKKIYSLLVIAILGLFVGQNQAYASGGDDPIEAVMHHIGDAHQFHIVGDMYLPLPCIAYSDAGFFFSLSSAFEYSHANHMSSKAIDGYVLYHDELMRIKGDFPAGVVELKTDGHADAHSDQPMPGHSDAHGDKQVVDEHGVHTEGGHDRDEVHVMHQITHDGKTYELESASKLQTMTSWYDFSVTKNVFSMFLAFLLLVLIFSSVAKAYKKNQGKAPKGLQSLLEPIFVFMRDEVIEPAIGHKWEKFFPFLMSLFFFILFSNLLGLIPFFPGSANITGNLGVTLVLAVFTFLVTNISGNGHYWRHVFAMPGVPLPILILLTPIEVVGLFIKPITLLIRLFANITAGHIIILSLVSLIFIFSNGGENTGGAVGGGAIAVPFVFAMNFLELFVAFLQAFIFTLLSSIYIGAAVEEHHHEEAH; this is encoded by the coding sequence ATGCTTAAGAAAATTTATAGCCTTCTAGTAATTGCGATTTTGGGCCTTTTTGTAGGTCAGAATCAGGCTTATGCTTCTGGGGGCGATGACCCCATTGAGGCGGTCATGCACCACATTGGCGACGCACATCAATTTCACATTGTAGGCGATATGTATTTGCCTTTGCCTTGTATTGCGTATAGCGATGCGGGTTTTTTCTTTAGCCTATCTTCTGCTTTCGAGTATAGCCATGCCAATCATATGAGCAGCAAAGCCATTGATGGTTATGTCTTGTATCATGATGAGTTGATGCGCATCAAGGGAGATTTCCCTGCTGGTGTTGTAGAACTAAAAACAGATGGACATGCCGATGCACATTCAGATCAGCCCATGCCTGGCCATAGCGATGCTCATGGCGACAAGCAGGTGGTCGATGAGCATGGCGTGCATACAGAGGGTGGCCATGATCGTGATGAAGTGCATGTGATGCACCAGATTACGCATGATGGAAAAACCTATGAGCTAGAGTCGGCTAGCAAGCTACAAACCATGACTAGCTGGTATGATTTCTCGGTAACGAAGAATGTATTTTCTATGTTTTTGGCCTTCTTGCTATTGGTGCTCATCTTTAGCTCGGTAGCCAAAGCTTATAAAAAGAATCAAGGAAAAGCGCCCAAAGGCCTTCAGTCTTTGCTAGAGCCTATCTTTGTATTTATGCGCGACGAAGTGATTGAGCCTGCAATTGGCCACAAATGGGAGAAATTCTTCCCCTTCTTGATGTCGCTATTTTTCTTTATCTTGTTCTCTAACTTGTTGGGCCTCATTCCTTTCTTCCCTGGAAGTGCCAACATTACCGGAAACTTGGGGGTAACTTTGGTCTTGGCCGTATTTACCTTCTTGGTGACCAACATCAGCGGAAATGGCCACTACTGGCGCCACGTTTTTGCTATGCCTGGTGTACCTCTTCCCATTTTGATTTTGTTGACGCCTATTGAGGTGGTGGGTTTGTTTATTAAGCCTATTACGCTCTTGATTCGTTTGTTTGCAAACATTACAGCCGGTCACATTATCATCCTTTCATTGGTTAGCTTGATTTTCATCTTCTCTAATGGAGGCGAAAACACAGGCGGTGCCGTAGGAGGTGGAGCGATTGCTGTTCCTTTTGTATTTGCCATGAACTTCTTGGAGCTCTTTGTAGCTTTCTTGCAAGCCTTCATCTTTACTTTGCTTTCTTCTATTTATATCGGTGCAGCTGTAGAAGAGCACCATCATGAAGAAGCGCACTAG
- the atpF gene encoding F0F1 ATP synthase subunit B yields the protein MLYLADFSVMNPSFGLLFWTSIIFILVWLVIGRFFKSIKNALKDRETDIQSALDQAKLAREEMAQLKSEHDVLLKKAREERLKIIADAEAAREQIVEEAKAKADQSSRQMIEAAKVEIENRRKELEVELFNELGQLSVHLAEQLIGRELENKHEDFIQSKVTELKNTDLAQLN from the coding sequence ATGCTTTATCTAGCAGACTTCTCTGTGATGAATCCAAGCTTCGGCTTGTTGTTCTGGACCAGCATCATCTTTATCTTGGTATGGTTGGTAATCGGCCGCTTTTTCAAGAGTATCAAAAATGCGCTTAAAGATCGTGAAACCGACATCCAGTCGGCTCTAGATCAGGCCAAATTGGCTCGTGAAGAAATGGCTCAACTAAAATCTGAGCATGACGTATTGTTGAAAAAAGCTCGTGAAGAGCGCTTGAAAATTATTGCTGATGCTGAGGCCGCTCGCGAGCAAATTGTAGAAGAAGCCAAAGCTAAAGCAGACCAAAGCAGCCGCCAGATGATTGAGGCCGCTAAAGTAGAAATTGAGAACCGCCGCAAAGAATTGGAGGTGGAGCTCTTTAACGAACTCGGTCAACTTTCTGTACATCTTGCAGAACAACTCATTGGCCGCGAACTAGAAAACAAGCATGAGGATTTCATTCAGTCTAAAGTGACTGAGTTGAAAAATACAGACCTCGCTCAGCTCAACTAA
- a CDS encoding DNA polymerase III subunit psi, whose translation MKFNLNFFETELYQIPQRPLSLAANQKAYVFLAQEHTAEELDFLAKVMQAVGLSLEKEVQVVPCPPKQSFQLQEKPLAPCFFFGLSTAVLGLRLELPLYQLVHYQGLQLLQGISLQQIALQKQHKLALWRALQDIFPSEK comes from the coding sequence ATGAAGTTTAATTTAAATTTCTTTGAAACTGAACTCTATCAGATTCCTCAGCGGCCGCTTTCGCTAGCCGCCAATCAAAAAGCTTATGTTTTTTTGGCCCAAGAACATACGGCCGAGGAGCTCGATTTTTTGGCTAAGGTCATGCAGGCGGTGGGCTTATCTTTAGAGAAAGAGGTACAAGTTGTTCCCTGCCCCCCAAAGCAAAGTTTTCAGTTGCAGGAAAAGCCCCTAGCGCCCTGTTTTTTCTTTGGCCTCAGCACAGCGGTTTTGGGCTTGCGGCTCGAGCTGCCCCTCTATCAATTGGTCCATTATCAGGGCCTACAATTATTGCAGGGCATTAGCCTACAACAGATTGCCCTACAAAAGCAGCACAAGCTGGCCCTTTGGCGGGCCTTACAAGATATTTTCCCTTCAGAAAAATAA
- a CDS encoding branched-chain amino acid aminotransferase, translating to MKYPISVELTKQSRLAEVDFDNLIFGRVMSDHMFVADYIDGEWTDCRILPYGPMPMSPAIMALHYGQAIFEGMKANKSTKTGEPILFRPELHVERLNRSAKRLAMPEIPAEIFLEGVHRLVDLDRDFIPQSEGSALYLRPHMFATDAYLGVRASDTYRFVIMSCPVGPYYPKPVKIKVAEKYVRAFPGGVGFAKAAGNYAATLAPALEAKEQGFDQILWLDGKEFKYLQECGTMNIFVVIDGKVITPPTTDAILAGITRDSLIHLLKDKGFEVEERNISIQEVVEAHQAGKLDEMFGSGTAAVISHISDFSYKGENFELSPIEGRKVGPMAKKLIQDYKVDAVEDTFNWLLPVRRTNKELSK from the coding sequence ATGAAATATCCAATTTCAGTGGAGCTGACGAAGCAATCTCGTCTGGCCGAGGTAGATTTTGATAATTTGATTTTTGGTCGTGTGATGTCAGATCATATGTTTGTGGCTGACTACATTGATGGCGAGTGGACCGATTGCAGAATTCTCCCTTATGGCCCAATGCCTATGAGCCCTGCTATTATGGCTTTGCATTATGGGCAGGCTATTTTTGAGGGGATGAAGGCGAATAAATCAACCAAAACGGGAGAGCCTATTTTGTTCCGTCCCGAATTGCATGTGGAGCGCCTCAATCGTTCTGCTAAGCGTTTGGCCATGCCAGAAATCCCCGCCGAAATTTTCTTAGAAGGGGTACATCGTTTGGTCGATTTGGATCGTGACTTTATTCCTCAATCAGAAGGATCGGCCCTTTATCTTCGTCCGCATATGTTTGCTACAGATGCTTATTTGGGTGTTCGAGCTAGCGATACTTACCGTTTTGTGATTATGAGCTGCCCTGTAGGGCCTTATTACCCCAAGCCGGTTAAAATTAAGGTAGCTGAGAAATATGTCCGTGCTTTTCCTGGTGGAGTAGGCTTTGCCAAGGCTGCTGGCAATTATGCCGCTACTTTGGCTCCAGCTCTAGAAGCTAAGGAGCAGGGCTTTGACCAGATTTTATGGTTGGACGGTAAAGAGTTTAAGTATTTGCAAGAGTGTGGGACCATGAATATCTTTGTGGTCATTGATGGCAAAGTGATTACGCCTCCTACCACAGATGCTATTTTGGCGGGCATTACTCGCGATAGCTTGATTCACTTGCTCAAAGACAAAGGCTTTGAGGTAGAGGAACGCAATATTTCTATCCAAGAGGTGGTGGAAGCCCATCAAGCAGGTAAACTAGACGAAATGTTTGGTTCTGGAACAGCGGCGGTCATCTCTCATATCTCAGACTTTAGCTATAAGGGCGAAAACTTTGAGTTGTCTCCCATCGAGGGCCGTAAAGTAGGACCTATGGCCAAAAAGTTAATTCAAGATTATAAGGTAGACGCCGTAGAAGATACTTTTAATTGGTTGCTGCCTGTACGCAGGACTAACAAAGAACTGTCTAAGTAA
- the atpA gene encoding F0F1 ATP synthase subunit alpha, whose translation MVDVRPDEISAILKEQITGFGAGATLEEEGTVLEVGDGIARIYGLTNVAAGELVEFKDKGVQAIALNLEEDNVGVVLMGPSEKIKEGDKVKRTGRIASIDVGEGMLGRVINPLGQPLDGRGAIKGERYAMPLERKAPGVIYRQPVNEPLQTGIKAIDAMIPIGRGQRELIIGDRQTGKTAIAIDTILNQKEFYDRNEPVYCIYVAVGQKASTVAMVAKTLEENGALPYTVIVSAAASDPAPLQFYAPFAGAAVGEFFRDTGRPALIVYDDLSKQAVAYREVSLLLRRPPGREAYPGDVFYLHSRLLERAAKVINNDEIAREMNDLPDSLKNAKDAQGNPIVKGGGSLTALPIIETQAADVSAYIPTNVISITDGQIFLESNLFNAGVRPAINVGVSVSRVGGSAQIKPMKKVSGTLKLDQAQYRELEAFAKFGSDLDAATKLVLDKGARNVEILKQPQYSPVSVEKQVAIIYCGTKGLLRNVPVDRVKEFERLFLIELDRRLPDVLTAFRNKKYNKEDLAKIEALAAEMTQQFA comes from the coding sequence ATGGTTGACGTAAGACCGGACGAAATCTCCGCAATATTGAAAGAGCAAATTACTGGTTTTGGCGCCGGTGCAACGCTCGAAGAAGAAGGTACCGTATTGGAAGTGGGTGATGGTATCGCCCGTATCTATGGTTTAACAAATGTAGCGGCCGGTGAATTGGTCGAATTCAAAGATAAAGGGGTTCAAGCTATCGCCCTTAACTTGGAAGAAGATAACGTAGGGGTTGTACTTATGGGTCCTTCTGAAAAGATTAAAGAGGGAGACAAAGTAAAACGTACTGGCCGTATCGCTTCTATCGATGTAGGAGAAGGTATGCTTGGCCGCGTAATCAATCCTTTGGGCCAACCCCTAGACGGACGTGGCGCTATCAAAGGAGAACGCTACGCTATGCCCCTAGAGCGTAAAGCTCCTGGTGTAATTTACCGTCAGCCTGTAAATGAGCCACTCCAAACAGGAATCAAAGCTATCGATGCCATGATTCCAATCGGACGTGGACAACGTGAGTTGATTATCGGTGACCGCCAAACGGGTAAAACCGCTATCGCTATCGATACTATCCTCAACCAAAAAGAATTTTACGATCGCAATGAGCCCGTATATTGTATCTACGTCGCCGTAGGTCAAAAAGCTTCTACTGTAGCTATGGTAGCTAAAACACTAGAAGAAAATGGCGCTCTTCCTTATACCGTAATCGTTTCTGCAGCAGCTTCTGATCCTGCTCCCCTTCAGTTCTACGCTCCCTTTGCTGGTGCCGCTGTAGGTGAGTTCTTCCGCGATACAGGACGCCCCGCTCTTATCGTTTATGATGATTTGTCTAAGCAGGCGGTAGCCTACCGTGAGGTATCTCTACTGCTACGCCGTCCTCCCGGACGTGAGGCTTATCCCGGTGACGTTTTCTACCTTCACTCTCGTTTGCTAGAACGCGCCGCCAAAGTAATCAACAATGATGAGATCGCTCGCGAAATGAACGATTTGCCCGATTCACTCAAAAACGCTAAGGATGCTCAAGGTAATCCTATCGTGAAAGGTGGTGGATCTCTTACGGCTCTTCCTATCATCGAGACACAAGCAGCCGATGTTTCTGCTTATATCCCAACTAACGTAATTTCTATTACCGATGGTCAGATCTTCTTAGAGTCTAACCTTTTCAACGCCGGTGTGCGCCCCGCTATTAACGTAGGGGTGTCTGTATCTCGCGTAGGGGGTTCTGCTCAGATCAAACCCATGAAAAAGGTATCTGGTACCCTTAAGTTGGACCAAGCTCAGTACCGCGAATTGGAGGCTTTTGCCAAGTTTGGCTCTGACCTCGATGCAGCCACTAAGCTCGTTCTCGATAAAGGTGCCCGTAACGTAGAAATCCTAAAGCAACCTCAGTACTCTCCCGTTTCTGTAGAGAAGCAGGTAGCCATTATCTACTGTGGTACTAAAGGCCTTTTGCGTAACGTTCCCGTCGATCGCGTTAAAGAATTTGAACGCCTGTTCTTGATCGAACTCGATCGCCGCCTACCTGATGTACTTACTGCTTTCCGCAACAAAAAGTACAACAAAGAAGATCTCGCTAAGATCGAAGCACTTGCCGCCGAAATGACGCAGCAGTTCGCTTAA
- a CDS encoding calcium/sodium antiporter, with translation MDFMTIFFLIIGFVLLIKGADYLVDGASAVAKRFGIPDIIIGLTVVSMGTSAPELVVSVGSAMKGSTGLVFANVIGSNISNTCLILGVAGLIVPLVVQSTTVKYELPLSILIIPLLFILSNDAMLWGAETSTLSRIDGFILLGLFAGFLYYVFRSAKNNPDEVEQIDPLPAWKSAIFIVGGIAGLIVGGDWVVSSAKEIATTFGMTERLVGLTVVAVGTSLPELATSVVAAMKRNSDIAIGNVVGSNIFNVLLVLGTSAAIMPTNYELAINFDLYFLMAVSFVLFAFFFVGTLRKESLYTLDRWEAALLLVAIIGYFAYIIVNDPGVAAVG, from the coding sequence ATGGATTTCATGACAATTTTCTTTCTCATTATTGGCTTTGTGTTGCTCATCAAGGGAGCCGATTATCTGGTAGATGGGGCTTCGGCGGTGGCCAAGCGCTTCGGGATTCCGGATATTATTATTGGTTTGACGGTGGTGTCTATGGGGACCTCTGCGCCCGAGTTGGTGGTTAGTGTGGGCTCTGCTATGAAGGGGTCTACGGGTTTGGTCTTTGCCAATGTGATAGGGAGTAATATCTCTAATACCTGTTTGATTTTGGGTGTGGCCGGGCTAATTGTGCCCTTAGTGGTGCAATCGACCACCGTAAAATATGAGTTGCCTTTATCTATTTTGATTATTCCCCTGCTCTTTATTTTGTCTAATGATGCCATGCTTTGGGGGGCCGAAACAAGCACGCTCAGCCGCATCGATGGCTTTATTTTATTGGGCCTATTTGCGGGCTTTTTGTACTATGTTTTCCGTTCTGCCAAAAACAATCCCGATGAGGTAGAGCAGATTGATCCCTTACCCGCATGGAAATCGGCTATCTTTATTGTGGGCGGTATTGCGGGCCTTATTGTTGGAGGAGACTGGGTGGTCAGTTCGGCCAAAGAAATAGCCACGACCTTTGGTATGACGGAGCGTTTGGTGGGGCTTACCGTTGTGGCGGTAGGGACCTCCTTGCCCGAACTAGCGACCTCTGTGGTAGCCGCCATGAAACGCAATTCTGATATTGCGATTGGTAATGTGGTGGGCTCGAATATCTTTAATGTACTCTTGGTTTTGGGGACTAGTGCGGCTATTATGCCCACCAATTACGAGCTAGCCATCAACTTTGATTTATACTTCCTAATGGCGGTCAGTTTTGTCTTATTTGCCTTCTTTTTTGTGGGCACTTTGCGCAAAGAAAGCCTCTATACCCTAGACCGCTGGGAGGCGGCCCTTTTATTGGTTGCAATCATTGGATACTTTGCCTATATCATCGTCAATGACCCAGGTGTAGCCGCTGTAGGCTAG
- the atpH gene encoding ATP synthase F1 subunit delta encodes MSISRIAARYAQSLFDLAQQEQALDQIHEDVKSIEQVVELPDFEAVMRNPLISTEKKENIFEAVFKGKIHPLALNTLMVMAEHKRERYLSAFCHFFHNLYTEYKEVSIVKLTTATAVSQAAIDNILAGFQEKGLIKKDIELEVAVDPSLIAGFVLEFNDKVYNASVAQKLSELRTKFSQNLYTKNI; translated from the coding sequence ATGTCTATTAGCCGTATTGCCGCTCGCTACGCCCAATCACTCTTTGATTTGGCCCAACAAGAGCAAGCACTCGATCAAATTCATGAGGATGTAAAAAGTATTGAGCAGGTGGTAGAATTGCCCGATTTTGAGGCAGTCATGAGAAACCCACTGATCTCTACCGAGAAAAAAGAAAACATCTTCGAAGCCGTGTTCAAAGGGAAAATTCACCCTCTGGCCCTCAATACTCTGATGGTCATGGCTGAACACAAAAGAGAACGCTACCTTAGCGCTTTCTGCCACTTCTTCCACAACCTCTACACTGAGTATAAAGAGGTTTCTATCGTTAAACTGACCACGGCCACTGCCGTTAGCCAAGCCGCTATTGACAATATTTTGGCTGGCTTTCAAGAAAAAGGCCTAATCAAAAAAGATATTGAACTAGAGGTGGCTGTAGATCCTAGCCTTATTGCTGGATTTGTGCTCGAGTTTAATGATAAAGTATATAATGCCTCTGTGGCGCAAAAGCTCTCTGAGCTGAGAACCAAATTTAGTCAAAACCTCTATACTAAAAATATTTAA